The following proteins come from a genomic window of Phnomibacter ginsenosidimutans:
- a CDS encoding HIRAN domain-containing protein, with amino-acid sequence MNRTTFIKNLIGLFGVGALPKALVKQYQKVYLLQCFVRGFRFHQGPKLLEQMTVGQLLELQREPQNEHDACAIALYCGPHMIGYIPREENEILSRLMDAQVVELLAEITHIEPKAQAWEHVAIAVYVLKEITNEPLPETASYLTTIESPNYRTLRSSNDRLTRVSYAQPAPHHGRKEIQNADDFYIRLVDHSDNDRVYQLIHEGFNTAENMELAVQESRIIINRNKLPQDLQLDDVVKALDDEIVNIDGHFAENGYVVANLDRLAELSARIQRFTEVTDKEGRLFFDAIMQ; translated from the coding sequence ATGAACCGGACAACCTTTATAAAAAACCTGATTGGTTTATTTGGCGTTGGCGCCTTGCCCAAGGCATTGGTAAAACAGTATCAAAAAGTGTATTTGTTGCAGTGCTTTGTGCGGGGCTTTCGGTTTCACCAAGGGCCCAAGCTGCTAGAGCAAATGACGGTGGGCCAGTTGCTGGAGCTACAGCGGGAGCCACAAAACGAGCACGATGCCTGTGCCATTGCGCTGTACTGCGGTCCGCACATGATAGGCTACATCCCAAGAGAAGAAAACGAAATATTGAGCAGGCTCATGGATGCGCAGGTGGTAGAACTGCTGGCAGAAATAACCCATATTGAACCCAAGGCACAAGCCTGGGAGCATGTAGCCATAGCCGTGTATGTGCTCAAAGAAATAACCAACGAGCCACTGCCGGAAACCGCCAGTTATCTTACCACTATAGAAAGCCCCAATTACCGCACCTTACGAAGCAGCAACGACCGCCTGACACGGGTAAGCTATGCCCAACCGGCCCCGCACCACGGACGAAAGGAAATACAAAACGCCGACGACTTCTACATAAGGTTGGTAGACCATAGCGATAACGACAGGGTGTACCAGCTCATACACGAAGGTTTTAATACTGCTGAAAACATGGAGCTGGCTGTACAGGAATCGAGAATCATCATCAACCGCAACAAGCTGCCGCAAGATTTGCAGCTGGATGATGTGGTAAAGGCACTGGATGATGAAATAGTAAACATTGATGGCCACTTTGCAGAAAATGGCTATGTGGTGGCCAATTTAGACCGGCTG